A window of the Hordeum vulgare subsp. vulgare chromosome 5H, MorexV3_pseudomolecules_assembly, whole genome shotgun sequence genome harbors these coding sequences:
- the LOC123398278 gene encoding protein JINGUBANG-like, with product MRDSDGEGAGGGLPRSHPSNIPLPMSHSDPNYSGTDDECSNRQSSSSATGGASPGFYNDYPSSFSGECSPYNMSPWNQTMASPWSHHSEASMAAPAMAPGTSLISSLVREEGHIYSLAAKGDALYTGSDSKNIRVWRKQKDSGGFKSSSGLVKAIVISGERIFTGHQDGKIRVWKVSPKNGLHKRVGSLPRLRDFLRGSLNPSNYVEVRKNRSALWIRHSDAVSCLSPTDAGQGLLYSGSWDRTFKVWRISDSKCLESVVAHDDNVNAIVAAYDGLVFTGSADGTVKVWKREVQGKGTKHSPVQTLLKQEHAVNALAVSAVAPVLYCGSSDGLVNCWEGDSKLVHGGVLRGHKKAVFCLAAAGALLFSGSADNTIMVWRRDAGVHSCLSVLSGHTEPIRCLAVVEYNKENVAAAAAETGDNNGVGRWIVYSGSLDKSIKVWRVTDEPADMLLGGSGSEGSMFDRYPGDPFGASSSSSFR from the coding sequence ATGAGAGATAGCGACGGCGAAGGGGCCGGCGGCGGACTCCCGCGCTCGCACCCCTCCAACATCCCGCTGCCGATGTCGCACTCGGACCCCAACTACTCGGGCACGGACGATGAGTGCTCCAACAGGCAGAGCAGCTCGTCGGCGACGGGCGGCGCCAGCCCTGGGTTCTACAACGACTACCCGTCCAGCTTCAGCGGCGAGTGCTCGCCGTACAACATGTCCCCCTGGAACCAGACCATGGCGTCGCCCTGGTCCCACCACAGCGAGGCGTCCATGGCCGCGCCCGCGATGGCGCCCGGCACCAGCCTCATCAGCTCGCTCGTCAGGGAGGAAGGCCACATCTACTCTCTCGCCGCCAAGGGCGACGCGCTGTACACCGGCTCAGACAGCAAGAACATCCGCGTCTGGCGCAAGCAGAAGGACTCCGGCGGCTTCAAGTCGTCCAGCGGCCTCGTGAAGGCCATCGTCATCTCCGGCGAGCGCATCTTCACGGGCCACCAGGACGGCAAGATCCGGGTGTGGAAGGTGTCGCCCAAGAATGGCCTGCACAAGCGCGTGGGCAGCCTGCCGCGGCTGCGCGACTTCCTGCGCGGCTCACTGAACCCGTCCAACTACGTGGAGGTGCGCAAGAACCGCTCGGCGCTCTGGATCCGCCACAGCGACGCCGTGTCGTGCCTGAGCCCCACGGACGCGGGGCAGGGCCTTCTCTACTCCGGCTCCTGGGACCGCACCTTCAAGGTGTGGCGCATCAGCGACTCCAAGTGCCTCGAGTCCGTGGTGGCGCACGACGACAACGTGAACGCCATCGTGGCGGCGTACGACGGGCTGGTCTTCACCGGCTCCGCGGACGGTACGGTCAAGGTGTGGAAGCGGGAGGTGCAGGGGAAGGGGACCAAGCACTCGCCAGTGCAGACGCTGCTGAAGCAGGAGCACGCCGTGAACGCGCTCGCCGTGAGCGCCGTGGCGCCGGTGCTCTACTGCGGCTCCTCCGACGGGCTCGTCAACTGCTGGGAGGGCGACAGCAAGCTCGTCCACGGGGGCGTGCTCCGCGGGCACAAGAAGGCCGTCTTCTGCCTCGCCGCGGCGGGAGCGCTCCTCTTCAGCGGCTCCGCCGACAACACCATCATGGTCTGGCGGCGCGACGCCGGCGTGCACTCCTGCCTCTCAGTTCTCTCCGGCCACACCGAGCCGATCAGGTGCCTCGCCGTCGTGGAGTACAACAAGGAAAACGTCGCGGCCGCCGCGGCAGAGACCGGAGACAACAATGGCGTGGGGCGGTGGATCGTCTACAGCGGCAGCCTCGACAAGTCCATCAAGGTGTGGCGCGTGACCGACGAGCCAGCGGACATGCTGCTGGGGGGCTCCGGCAGCGAGGGGTCGATGTTCGACAGGTACCCCGGCGACCCGTTCGGGGCAAGCAGCTCATCATCCTTCCGCTAA